The following are encoded together in the Pleurocapsa sp. FMAR1 genome:
- a CDS encoding HlyD family secretion protein, which yields MKTLNGRTSDRDRDRDIQVKDQTLVEKPILDKPQDNREPEQDAPQKPRKKLPKGLVWVVVGIGAIAAGVFGYRWWHYASTHATTDDAYIAGHVHPISSRIAGTVTDVEVNDNQEVKKGELLVKLDKSDLQVAVAKAEAALLTAQGQAKAAQANIALASDTTDAKSAQAKGDISDATANISTAKAAVSGAKAGIASAQAQVAQADADLNNAQKDYNRYSTLYKEGAVTLQRLDNAQATYKVALAKKNAADQGVDQAQAQLEQAQQTVNSANAKLASTKSQLQQVSASGQQIEANRAQYAAAQADIAQAKATLENARLQLSYANITAPTGGKVGNKTVEVGQRVQQGTPLMAVVGDDYWVTANFKETQLGEMKPGEKVEVKIDAFDGRTFMGKVNSIAPGSGAQFALLPPDNATGNFTKVVQRIPVKIVLDPQSIKGYESRISPGMSAVVHVDLPQHNDNDSN from the coding sequence ATGAAAACTTTAAACGGTAGAACATCAGATCGAGATCGAGATCGAGACATACAGGTCAAGGATCAAACTTTGGTTGAAAAACCAATATTAGACAAGCCACAAGACAATCGCGAGCCAGAACAAGATGCTCCTCAAAAACCGCGTAAAAAACTACCAAAAGGATTAGTTTGGGTAGTAGTAGGAATTGGCGCGATCGCAGCAGGTGTGTTTGGCTATCGCTGGTGGCACTATGCTTCTACCCACGCAACTACTGATGATGCCTACATTGCAGGTCATGTACACCCAATCAGCAGCCGTATTGCTGGGACAGTAACTGACGTAGAAGTCAACGATAACCAGGAAGTCAAAAAAGGAGAATTGCTAGTCAAGCTCGACAAGAGCGATCTTCAAGTCGCGGTAGCAAAAGCAGAAGCAGCATTATTAACCGCCCAAGGTCAGGCTAAAGCAGCACAGGCAAATATTGCTCTAGCATCAGATACTACTGATGCTAAATCGGCTCAGGCTAAGGGAGACATTAGCGATGCTACTGCCAATATTTCTACAGCTAAAGCCGCAGTGTCTGGAGCCAAAGCAGGTATCGCTTCAGCGCAGGCTCAAGTAGCCCAAGCCGATGCCGATTTAAATAATGCCCAAAAAGATTACAATCGCTATTCCACTCTGTATAAAGAAGGAGCAGTTACCCTTCAACGGTTAGATAATGCACAAGCAACTTATAAAGTAGCTCTGGCTAAAAAGAATGCAGCCGATCAGGGAGTAGACCAAGCTCAGGCACAGTTGGAACAGGCTCAACAGACGGTAAATAGTGCTAACGCCAAACTGGCTTCTACAAAAAGCCAACTACAACAAGTTTCGGCAAGCGGTCAACAAATTGAAGCTAATCGCGCCCAGTATGCTGCTGCTCAAGCCGATATTGCCCAAGCTAAAGCCACTCTTGAAAATGCACGTTTGCAACTTTCCTATGCCAATATTACCGCTCCAACTGGGGGTAAAGTTGGTAATAAAACAGTAGAAGTAGGACAAAGAGTCCAGCAAGGAACACCATTGATGGCAGTTGTCGGGGACGATTATTGGGTCACGGCTAACTTTAAAGAAACCCAACTGGGAGAAATGAAGCCAGGAGAAAAGGTAGAAGTCAAAATTGATGCTTTTGACGGTCGCACTTTTATGGGGAAGGTCAATAGCATTGCCCCAGGTTCGGGAGCGCAATTTGCTTTACTACCTCCCGATAATGCTACGGGTAACTTTACTAAAGTAGTACAGCGTATTCCTGTAAAAATTGTTCTCGATCCTCAAAGTATTAAAGGTTACGAGTCGCGGATCAGCCCTGGTATGTCGGCAGTCGTTCATGTAGATTTACCACAGCACAATGACAATGACTCAAATTAA
- a CDS encoding class I SAM-dependent methyltransferase, with amino-acid sequence MNQQRLKPHVALAIIALAILLTNFAYTPIALAQDNLPTYYREKVIHNPGGIGKYYMGREIAQVMGHQAMMWLERDSRETEERPTTTVQQLELKPDDVVADIGAGTGYFSFRMAEKVPKGKVYAVDIQPEMLDAVNFLKEENNIANVETILGKEDNPNLPPASIDLAFMVDAYHEFAYPREMMAGIYQALKPGGRVVLLEYRKENPLIMIKPLHKMTQKQVKKELQAVGLKWQTTKEFLPEQHFLVFNKPV; translated from the coding sequence CTGAATCAACAAAGGCTTAAGCCGCATGTAGCGCTCGCCATAATCGCGCTCGCCATTTTATTAACTAACTTTGCTTACACTCCTATTGCTTTAGCTCAAGATAATCTTCCAACTTACTACCGAGAAAAAGTAATTCATAATCCTGGCGGTATTGGTAAATACTATATGGGTCGTGAAATTGCTCAGGTAATGGGACATCAGGCGATGATGTGGTTAGAAAGAGATAGCAGGGAAACAGAAGAACGACCAACCACCACTGTACAGCAGCTAGAGTTAAAACCAGATGATGTGGTGGCAGATATTGGTGCGGGGACTGGTTACTTTAGCTTTCGCATGGCTGAAAAAGTGCCAAAGGGAAAGGTTTATGCGGTGGATATTCAGCCAGAAATGTTAGATGCAGTTAATTTTCTCAAGGAAGAAAATAACATTGCCAACGTAGAGACTATTCTAGGAAAAGAAGACAATCCTAATTTACCCCCAGCTAGCATTGATTTAGCTTTTATGGTAGATGCTTATCATGAATTTGCCTATCCCAGAGAAATGATGGCAGGGATATATCAGGCACTAAAACCAGGAGGCAGAGTTGTATTGCTTGAATACCGTAAAGAAAACCCGCTGATTATGATCAAGCCTCTCCATAAAATGACTCAAAAGCAGGTAAAAAAAGAATTACAAGCAGTTGGCTTAAAATGGCAGACAACCAAAGAATTTTTGCCAGAACAACATTTTTTAGTATTCAATAAGCCTGTTTAA
- a CDS encoding NAD(P)H-dependent glycerol-3-phosphate dehydrogenase → MSSNIVAILGTGVWGSALGAIAKSNSHDVHFWSHRGDVTLESVVKDADIIVSAVSMKGVIPTIGKLRSLNLPTDKIIVTATKGLDPETTRTPSQIWQTAFPDHSVVVLSGPNLSKEIAKGLPAATVVASNDLAAAERVQEIYSSDTFRVYVNEDPIGTELGGTLKNVIAIASGVCDGMELGTNAKAALLTRALPEMIRIGIHLGASAETFFGLSGLGDLMATCDSSLSRNYQVGYGLSHGKPLEEILADLEGTAEGVNTANVLVKIADLEAIAVPIARQVHRLLRAKITPEEAIQALMERDLKPEFCDLDF, encoded by the coding sequence ATGTCATCTAATATTGTCGCCATTTTAGGCACAGGAGTATGGGGTTCAGCTTTGGGTGCGATCGCCAAAAGCAATAGCCATGATGTCCATTTTTGGTCTCATCGTGGTGATGTGACCTTAGAATCAGTAGTGAAGGATGCAGATATTATTGTTTCTGCGGTTTCCATGAAGGGAGTCATTCCCACTATTGGCAAACTGCGATCGCTCAACCTGCCTACAGATAAAATTATCGTTACCGCTACTAAGGGATTAGACCCTGAAACTACCCGTACCCCTTCCCAGATTTGGCAAACAGCTTTCCCAGATCATTCTGTAGTAGTATTGTCTGGTCCTAATCTTTCTAAGGAAATAGCCAAAGGTTTACCTGCTGCCACAGTGGTAGCCAGCAATGATTTAGCTGCTGCTGAGAGAGTACAAGAGATTTATTCTTCAGATACCTTTAGGGTTTATGTGAATGAAGATCCCATCGGCACAGAATTGGGAGGAACGCTGAAAAATGTAATTGCGATCGCCTCTGGTGTTTGTGATGGCATGGAGTTAGGCACAAACGCTAAAGCAGCTTTACTTACCCGCGCCTTACCTGAAATGATTCGCATCGGCATCCACTTGGGTGCATCGGCAGAAACCTTTTTTGGTTTATCTGGTTTAGGAGATTTAATGGCTACCTGTGATAGTTCATTATCTCGAAATTACCAAGTAGGCTATGGGCTTTCTCACGGCAAACCTTTAGAGGAAATTTTGGCAGACTTAGAAGGCACAGCAGAAGGAGTAAATACAGCAAATGTACTGGTTAAAATAGCCGATTTAGAAGCGATCGCCGTCCCCATTGCCCGACAGGTACACCGACTCTTACGGGCTAAAATAACCCCCGAAGAAGCGATTCAAGCACTAATGGAAAGGGATCTCAAACCAGAATTTTGCGATTTGGATTTCTAA
- a CDS encoding pentapeptide repeat-containing protein, whose protein sequence is MKLKPLIAAIFILTFLSGCLDCTSKQTTNPRHLKRLLKTNKCIGCRLGDANLAGADLAGANLAPSKLVKANLDGANLQQANLSQAELGWYDMNTGAGQNGYIGPPTSCQINLSASLKGANLSNANLSEANLRNVELQEANLRDANLERVNLLGVNLQGANLQGVNLENFDLSNVTLSKANLSNANLSHVDLGSGYLNNANLAGANLSYGDLSSGYLNNANLAGANLSYGDLSSGYLNNANLAGANLEKAKYRKIGALEKETGFYRDTVFPAKFDPVQAGMVRVGKYPLDLNKVSLRDADLRGKIIDGENLDGLDLSGLDFSQAELIQVSLVKANLSKTNLKNVRFFMTSLNEANLSKANLSGANLSRINLQDANLSYANLQGANLQGANLQGANLSNSQLSRANLYKANLLNATLPNLEKLYGKSSMFYGATMPDGTIYQEEDTNK, encoded by the coding sequence ATGAAGCTTAAACCTTTGATTGCTGCGATTTTTATCCTTACTTTTCTTTCAGGATGTTTAGATTGTACAAGTAAACAAACTACCAATCCAAGGCATCTGAAGCGATTACTTAAGACTAATAAGTGTATAGGCTGTCGCTTAGGAGATGCTAATTTAGCTGGTGCAGATTTAGCTGGCGCGAATTTAGCACCATCTAAATTAGTGAAAGCCAATTTAGATGGTGCTAACTTACAACAAGCCAATCTAAGTCAAGCTGAATTAGGTTGGTATGATATGAATACTGGTGCTGGACAAAATGGTTACATTGGGCCACCTACTAGTTGTCAAATAAATTTATCAGCTTCTTTGAAAGGAGCGAATTTAAGTAATGCTAATCTAAGTGAAGCTAATTTGAGAAACGTTGAATTACAAGAAGCAAATCTCAGGGATGCTAATTTAGAGAGAGTCAATTTGCTGGGAGTTAATCTACAAGGAGCTAATTTGCAGGGAGTTAATTTAGAAAACTTTGATTTATCGAACGTTACATTGTCAAAAGCAAACCTAAGCAATGCTAATTTATCTCATGTAGACTTGGGTTCGGGTTATTTAAATAATGCTAATTTGGCTGGAGCTAATTTATCCTATGGAGACTTGAGTTCGGGTTATTTAAATAACGCTAATTTGGCTGGAGCTAATTTGTCCTATGGAGATTTGAGTTCGGGTTATTTAAATAACGCTAATTTAGCTGGAGCTAATTTGGAGAAAGCAAAGTACAGAAAGATTGGAGCTTTAGAAAAGGAAACTGGGTTTTATCGAGATACAGTTTTTCCAGCGAAGTTTGATCCAGTACAAGCGGGAATGGTTCGAGTAGGAAAATATCCTCTCGATCTAAACAAGGTAAGTTTGAGAGACGCAGATTTGAGAGGTAAGATTATCGATGGAGAAAACTTAGATGGATTAGATTTAAGTGGACTAGATTTTAGTCAAGCAGAACTAATTCAAGTATCTTTAGTAAAAGCTAATTTGAGCAAAACTAATTTAAAGAATGTTAGATTTTTTATGACATCACTAAATGAAGCAAACTTATCGAAAGCGAATTTATCTGGCGCAAACTTATCGCGGATAAATTTACAGGATGCCAATCTTAGCTATGCAAATCTACAGGGCGCGAATTTACAAGGAGCTAATTTGCAGGGAGCAAATCTTAGCAACTCACAATTAAGTCGTGCCAATTTATATAAAGCAAATCTATTAAATGCGACGCTTCCCAACTTAGAAAAGCTATATGGCAAGTCCAGTATGTTTTATGGAGCAACTATGCCTGACGGCACAATCTACCAAGAAGAAGACACTAATAAGTAA
- the ahcY gene encoding adenosylhomocysteinase, translating into MNTQVITKEKTNKQDYKVADITLAEWGRKEISIAEGEMPALMTIRAKYSESKPLQGAKIIGCIHMTIQTAVLIETLIELGAEVRWSSCNIFSTQDHAAAAIAAAGIPVYAWKGETEEEYIWCIEQTCHNAEGDLWDANMILDDGGDLTGHIHQKYPQMLDSIHGVTEETTTGVHRLWEMLENGELKIPAVNVNDAVTKTKNDNKYGCRHSLNDAIKRGLDHLMAGKKALVIGYGDVGKGSVASLRQEGMIVKVAEVDPICAMQACMDGYELVSPFIDGKNDGTINSINKELLGSLDMVVTATGNYNVCNAYMLSCLKPGAVVCNIGHFDNEIDTAFMRKEWRWEEVKPQVHQVYRSNDPQDFLLLLSEGRLVNLGNATGHPSRIMDGSFANQVLAQMLLYERKFADKSAEEQASAITVEVLPKHLDEEVARYMVAGFDGVITQLTEEQAKYIKVPVNGPFKTDSYKY; encoded by the coding sequence ATGAATACACAAGTTATTACCAAGGAAAAGACGAACAAACAAGACTATAAAGTAGCGGACATTACTCTGGCAGAATGGGGACGTAAAGAAATATCTATTGCTGAAGGTGAAATGCCAGCCTTAATGACAATTCGCGCTAAATACAGCGAAAGCAAGCCTCTACAGGGTGCGAAAATCATTGGCTGTATTCATATGACAATTCAGACGGCGGTTTTAATTGAAACCTTAATCGAATTGGGTGCAGAAGTTCGTTGGTCTTCTTGTAATATTTTCTCTACACAAGACCACGCTGCAGCTGCGATCGCTGCTGCGGGAATCCCTGTATACGCATGGAAAGGCGAAACAGAAGAAGAATATATCTGGTGTATCGAGCAAACTTGCCACAATGCAGAAGGCGATCTTTGGGATGCCAACATGATTTTAGATGATGGTGGCGATCTTACTGGTCACATCCACCAAAAGTATCCTCAAATGCTCGATAGCATTCATGGTGTTACCGAAGAAACCACCACTGGTGTTCATCGTCTTTGGGAAATGCTGGAAAATGGCGAATTAAAAATTCCTGCAGTTAACGTTAATGATGCGGTAACAAAAACTAAAAACGATAACAAGTATGGTTGTCGTCATAGTCTAAATGATGCCATCAAACGTGGTCTCGATCACCTAATGGCTGGTAAAAAAGCTTTGGTCATTGGCTACGGTGATGTTGGTAAAGGTTCTGTTGCTTCCCTACGACAAGAAGGCATGATTGTTAAAGTTGCCGAAGTAGATCCGATTTGCGCTATGCAAGCCTGTATGGATGGCTATGAATTAGTATCTCCTTTTATTGATGGCAAAAACGATGGCACAATCAACAGCATCAACAAAGAACTATTAGGTTCTCTTGACATGGTTGTTACCGCAACTGGTAACTATAATGTTTGTAATGCTTATATGTTGTCATGTTTAAAACCAGGTGCAGTAGTTTGTAACATTGGTCACTTCGACAACGAGATCGATACTGCTTTTATGCGTAAAGAATGGCGTTGGGAAGAAGTTAAACCCCAAGTCCACCAAGTTTATCGCAGTAATGACCCTCAAGACTTCTTACTTCTATTGTCAGAGGGACGTTTAGTTAACTTAGGTAATGCTACAGGACATCCTTCGAGAATTATGGATGGTTCTTTTGCGAACCAGGTATTAGCGCAAATGTTATTATACGAGCGCAAGTTTGCCGATAAATCTGCCGAAGAACAAGCAAGTGCGATTACAGTAGAAGTTTTACCTAAGCATTTAGACGAGGAAGTAGCCCGTTACATGGTTGCAGGGTTTGACGGTGTAATTACTCAATTAACTGAAGAACAAGCTAAGTACATTAAAGTGCCTGTAAATGGCCCGTTTAAAACAGACAGCTACAAGTACTAA
- a CDS encoding SemiSWEET transporter, producing MEFPFMTYVGLLAGILTTISFLPQAVRAWKTKSTKDISLAMFLSFCLGVVLWVIYGFYTQNLPVFLANFVTFILAFSILVCKLKYG from the coding sequence ATGGAATTTCCATTTATGACTTACGTGGGTCTTTTGGCAGGTATTTTAACTACTATTTCTTTTCTGCCACAGGCAGTTCGCGCCTGGAAGACTAAATCTACTAAAGACATCTCTCTGGCAATGTTTCTTTCTTTTTGTCTTGGGGTTGTACTATGGGTAATTTATGGTTTTTATACTCAAAATCTGCCTGTGTTTCTAGCCAATTTCGTCACTTTTATTCTGGCGTTTTCAATTTTGGTTTGCAAATTAAAGTATGGGTAA
- a CDS encoding MarR family winged helix-turn-helix transcriptional regulator gives MPTKSADLSPQQYRKILAPCSIGYRIKLLSQLSARNFNELLEPWDLTPFHWVVLCCLWSEDGLATSAIGEKLQQVGGTLTGVLDRMEERKLIRRERDRADRRMVRIWLTDTGKELETVLPPIVLGLQERIMTGFSASEQEQFSQLVDRAIANMS, from the coding sequence ATGCCTACTAAGTCTGCTGATTTAAGTCCTCAACAATATCGAAAAATTCTAGCTCCATGCAGTATCGGCTATCGTATTAAACTGCTATCTCAGCTTTCAGCTCGTAATTTTAATGAACTATTAGAACCTTGGGATTTGACTCCTTTTCACTGGGTAGTTCTGTGTTGTCTTTGGTCAGAAGATGGTTTGGCTACTTCAGCAATTGGGGAGAAATTACAACAGGTAGGAGGAACTCTTACAGGGGTTTTAGACCGTATGGAAGAAAGGAAATTAATTCGCCGTGAACGCGATCGCGCCGATCGACGCATGGTCAGAATCTGGCTAACAGATACGGGTAAAGAACTCGAAACAGTTTTGCCTCCAATCGTTCTAGGCTTGCAAGAACGTATTATGACGGGTTTTTCAGCCAGCGAACAAGAGCAGTTTTCCCAACTAGTCGATCGCGCGATCGCTAATATGTCATGA
- the dnaK gene encoding molecular chaperone DnaK — protein sequence MAKVVGIDLGTTNSCVAVMEGGKPTVIANAEGFRTTPSVVAYAKNGDLLVGQIAKRQAVMNTGNTFYSVKRFIGRRSDEVTNETKEVAYDVVKDSNGNVKLNCPAQDKQFAPEEISAQVLRKLVEDASKYLGEKVTQAVITVPAYFNDSQRQATKDAGKIAGVEVLRIINEPTAASLAYGLDKKDNETILVFDLGGGTFDVSILEVGDGVFEVLATAGDTHLGGDDFDKKIVDYLAGEFQKNEGIDLRKDNQALQRLTEAAEKAKIELSSATQTDINLPFITATQDGPKHLDVSLTRAKFEELCSDLIDRCRIPVEQALKDSKLAKEAIDEIVMVGGSTRIPSIVDVTKRVLGKDPNQTVNPDEVVAVGAAIQAGVLAGEVKDILLLDVTPLSLGVETLGGVMTKIIPRNTTIPTKKSETFSTAVDGQTNVEIHVLQGEREFGKDNKSLGTFRLDGIPPAPRGVPQIEVTFDIDANGILNVTAKDKGTGKEQSISITGASTLPDDEVDRMVQEAESNASADKERREAIDRKNQADSLVYQAEKQLTELGDKVSADDKTKAEGLIKDLKEAVASEDDEKIKTLLPELQQTLYSIGSSIYQQGEGAADAAAGEAPGEEPPVDQADGGGSSNSGDDVIDAEFSETK from the coding sequence ATGGCAAAAGTTGTTGGTATTGACTTAGGAACTACTAACTCTTGTGTAGCAGTGATGGAAGGGGGAAAACCCACGGTTATCGCTAACGCGGAAGGTTTTAGAACTACTCCCTCAGTTGTCGCTTACGCAAAAAATGGCGATCTTCTAGTTGGTCAGATTGCGAAACGCCAGGCTGTGATGAACACTGGTAACACTTTTTATTCAGTTAAGCGCTTTATTGGTCGCCGGTCTGATGAAGTAACTAACGAAACTAAAGAGGTTGCCTACGATGTAGTCAAAGATAGCAATGGTAATGTTAAGTTAAACTGTCCTGCACAAGATAAGCAGTTTGCACCAGAAGAAATTTCGGCTCAAGTATTACGTAAACTAGTTGAAGATGCTAGTAAATATCTGGGAGAAAAGGTAACTCAAGCAGTTATTACTGTTCCTGCCTACTTCAATGATTCTCAGCGTCAGGCAACTAAAGACGCTGGTAAAATCGCTGGGGTAGAGGTGTTGCGGATTATTAACGAACCTACCGCAGCCTCTTTGGCTTATGGTCTAGATAAAAAAGATAATGAAACTATCCTCGTCTTTGACTTAGGTGGTGGTACATTTGACGTTTCGATTCTAGAAGTAGGGGACGGCGTATTTGAAGTTTTGGCTACCGCTGGTGATACTCATCTAGGTGGTGATGACTTTGATAAAAAGATCGTTGACTATCTAGCAGGGGAATTTCAGAAAAACGAAGGTATTGACCTCCGTAAAGACAATCAGGCTTTACAGCGTCTTACTGAAGCAGCGGAGAAAGCCAAGATTGAACTTTCTAGCGCGACTCAAACTGATATCAACCTTCCTTTTATTACCGCAACTCAGGATGGTCCCAAGCACCTTGACGTTTCTTTAACTAGAGCTAAGTTTGAAGAGTTATGTTCCGATCTAATCGATCGCTGTCGCATTCCTGTTGAGCAGGCTCTCAAAGATTCTAAGCTAGCCAAAGAAGCGATCGATGAAATAGTAATGGTGGGTGGTTCAACCCGTATTCCCTCGATCGTTGATGTTACCAAACGAGTTTTAGGTAAAGATCCCAATCAAACTGTAAACCCTGATGAAGTAGTGGCAGTCGGTGCAGCTATTCAAGCTGGTGTTTTGGCTGGGGAAGTTAAAGATATCTTACTTCTAGACGTTACTCCTCTTTCTCTGGGTGTAGAAACCTTGGGTGGGGTAATGACTAAGATTATTCCTCGTAACACTACTATTCCTACCAAGAAATCAGAAACCTTCTCTACCGCCGTTGACGGTCAAACTAATGTAGAAATTCATGTTCTGCAAGGAGAAAGAGAATTTGGGAAAGATAATAAGAGTTTGGGAACGTTCCGCTTAGACGGCATTCCTCCCGCACCTCGTGGTGTACCTCAAATTGAGGTTACTTTTGATATCGACGCTAACGGTATTTTAAACGTAACTGCCAAAGATAAAGGTACAGGCAAAGAGCAGTCTATCAGTATCACTGGTGCATCAACTCTTCCTGATGATGAAGTTGATCGCATGGTACAAGAAGCAGAGTCTAATGCTTCTGCTGACAAAGAACGTCGCGAAGCGATTGACCGCAAAAACCAGGCTGACTCCTTGGTATATCAAGCAGAGAAACAGCTTACCGAACTAGGTGACAAGGTATCTGCTGATGACAAAACTAAAGCTGAAGGTCTAATTAAAGACCTGAAAGAAGCTGTCGCTTCAGAAGACGATGAGAAAATCAAAACTCTTCTGCCCGAACTACAGCAAACTCTCTACAGCATCGGTAGCAGCATCTACCAACAAGGTGAAGGTGCAGCAGATGCAGCAGCGGGTGAAGCCCCAGGAGAAGAACCTCCTGTAGACCAAGCTGATGGCGGTGGTTCTAGCAATAGTGGCGATGATGTAATCGATGCCGAGTTTTCGGAAACTAAATAG
- a CDS encoding EAL domain-containing protein, with protein MISCIGEKLITMVSERLKSEVITSFSYSDRFPVDTLKIDRFLVSRLNEKNQACTIVKATLDLAHNLGFNVVAERVKTIEQGQLKAWGCKFAQGYFYAKPLDKKAAWQFMVENLANQRQFKLRQLN; from the coding sequence TTGATTAGCTGTATAGGAGAAAAGCTGATAACTATGGTGAGTGAGAGATTAAAATCAGAAGTAATTACCTCCTTTAGCTATTCAGATCGCTTTCCTGTAGATACTTTAAAGATAGACCGTTTCCTTGTTAGTCGTCTAAACGAGAAAAACCAAGCTTGCACTATCGTTAAAGCAACATTAGACTTGGCTCACAATTTGGGTTTTAATGTTGTGGCTGAAAGAGTAAAAACAATTGAACAGGGACAATTAAAAGCTTGGGGTTGTAAATTTGCCCAAGGATATTTTTACGCCAAACCCTTAGACAAAAAAGCTGCTTGGCAGTTTATGGTGGAAAATTTGGCTAATCAACGCCAGTTCAAGTTAAGACAATTAAACTAA
- a CDS encoding exopolysaccharide biosynthesis protein, with protein MAKLSVELNRYFFEEAREEKVTLSDILTLAGERIFGFLFVVLALPSALPIPAPGYSIPFGIAMFFLAIQLIIGRDRPWLPAKIMNGSMSLKSVQGFIKKGIPWLERIEAITKPRLSSLCTSLPGRVILGIAIALMSISMMIPIPGTNTLPAMGIFVTGFGLVEDDGAIGLLGLIICAVAGAISTSILIAVVWGGSSLIDVIKEQLGR; from the coding sequence ATGGCTAAACTTTCTGTGGAATTAAATCGCTACTTTTTTGAAGAAGCAAGGGAAGAAAAGGTAACTTTATCAGATATTTTAACCTTGGCAGGGGAAAGAATATTTGGGTTTTTATTTGTAGTTTTGGCTTTACCTTCTGCTTTGCCAATTCCTGCCCCTGGATACTCGATTCCTTTTGGCATTGCGATGTTTTTCTTGGCAATACAGCTAATTATAGGTCGCGATCGCCCTTGGCTGCCTGCTAAAATCATGAATGGTTCAATGTCCCTTAAGAGTGTTCAAGGATTTATTAAAAAGGGTATTCCTTGGTTGGAGAGAATTGAAGCGATAACTAAACCCCGTCTTAGCTCCCTTTGCACTAGTTTACCTGGTAGAGTAATCTTGGGAATTGCGATCGCCTTAATGTCTATTTCGATGATGATTCCTATTCCAGGGACAAATACCCTACCAGCGATGGGTATTTTTGTAACTGGTTTTGGCTTAGTAGAAGATGATGGTGCGATCGGCTTATTGGGTTTAATTATCTGTGCTGTAGCAGGGGCTATTTCTACTTCAATTTTGATTGCCGTTGTCTGGGGAGGTTCTAGTCTAATTGACGTTATTAAAGAGCAATTAGGCAGATAA
- a CDS encoding phycocyanobilin:ferredoxin oxidoreductase gives MLETSQPSLRQEQHPLIHRLAERIINSWQKYLDLSVYALPEGLGYVEGKLEGERLRIENRCYQTPQFRKMHLELAKVGKNLDILHCVMFPRPEYPLPIFGCDIVAGRGGISAAIADLSPTSPEKTLSAGYTESLLALPKFEFAEARELPPWADIFSDFCLFVRPHNAEEEQEFLDLASSYLRIHCKQAVKSNSVSLPQQELYLAGQRYYCTKQQQNDKTRRVLEKAFGEEWAENYMTSVLFDVPEAISEPEASVTTEKANL, from the coding sequence ATGTTAGAAACTTCTCAACCTTCACTGCGTCAAGAACAACATCCTTTAATCCATCGGCTTGCTGAACGAATTATAAATTCTTGGCAAAAGTATTTAGATTTATCAGTTTATGCTTTGCCTGAGGGATTAGGATACGTAGAAGGTAAATTGGAAGGAGAAAGACTACGGATTGAAAATCGCTGTTATCAAACTCCTCAATTTCGCAAAATGCACCTGGAATTAGCCAAGGTTGGTAAAAACCTAGATATTCTCCATTGTGTAATGTTTCCTCGTCCCGAATATCCTCTACCGATTTTTGGCTGTGATATTGTGGCAGGTAGAGGAGGAATTAGTGCCGCGATCGCTGATTTGTCTCCCACTAGCCCCGAAAAAACTTTATCTGCTGGCTATACCGAGTCTCTTTTGGCACTACCAAAGTTTGAATTTGCCGAAGCAAGAGAATTACCCCCCTGGGCTGATATTTTCTCCGATTTCTGTCTGTTTGTTCGCCCCCACAATGCTGAAGAAGAACAAGAGTTTTTGGATTTAGCCTCTAGCTATCTGCGTATACACTGCAAACAAGCAGTAAAGTCTAATTCTGTATCTCTTCCCCAACAAGAACTATATTTAGCTGGACAAAGGTATTACTGCACCAAGCAGCAGCAAAACGATAAAACTCGTCGTGTTCTAGAAAAAGCTTTTGGCGAGGAATGGGCAGAAAATTATATGACTTCGGTATTATTTGATGTGCCTGAAGCCATAAGTGAACCAGAAGCTTCTGTAACTACCGAAAAAGCAAATTTATAA